The segment CCATCGTCAACCGGAGCGAAGAGGTGATCCCATGGGATCTGTCGTCAAGAAGCGTCGTAAGCGGATGGCGAAGAAGAAGCACCGCAAGCTCCTGAAGAGAACTCGCGTCCAGCGACGCAACAAGAAGTAACGATGGCGTCGATGCGGCGGACCGTCCTCGTCACCGGAGTGGCGGAGCCCTTGGGCGCGAAGGTCGCCGCCACCCTCGGGGAGGACTCCCGCTTCGAGCGGGTGCTCGGCGTCGACTCGGCGCCGCCCGCGGGCCCCACCGGCCGGATGGAGTTCGTCCGCGCCGACCTGTGCGACGGTGGACTGCCCGCGTTGATCGCGGAGTCCGGCGCCGACACGGTGCTCCACCTCAGCCTCGCCGGTCGGGGTAGTGGGGGTGCCTCGGCGGGCTCTCGGCGCCGCGCCCGGGGGGCGCACAGCCTCCTCGGCACCATGCAGGTGTTGGCCGCGTGCCAGAGTTCCGCGCACGTGCGACGCCTCGTCGTGCGGTCCAGTACCTCGGTCTACGGAGCGTCCCCGGCGCCGGACGCGGTCGAGGGCGAACGCTACGTCCAGGGGCTCGCCCGGCGCCGCCCGGAGATCTCGGTCGCGGTACTGCGACTGGCCAACGTGATCGGCCCCTCGGTGGAGTCCCCGGTGACGCGGTACATCGACGGTTCGTTCGTGCCGCGCGTCCGGGGGGATGACCCCGCGATGCCGTTCCTGCACGAGGACGACGGAGCCGAGGCGATCCGCCGTATGGCGGTGACCGACGACGACGGTTTCTTCGACGTCGCCGCGGCCGACGCGATCCCGTTGTCCCAGTGCGCGCGCCGTGCCGGCCGCCCGGACGTCCGGCTGCCCCGTCCCGGGCTGCGGGTCCTGTGCAGCCTCGCCCGCAACGGCCGGCTGGGCGAGTACGACCAGGTCCGGCAGCTCTGCTGTGGTCAGCCACTGGACATCAGCCGGTTGGAGCGGGCCGTGGGGTGGCGTCCGCGCTACACCTCGATGCAGGCCCTGGAGGCCTACCTCTCCGAGCGGCGTGACCACGGCTCCCGGAGGCGGCGTCGCCAGCGCCGTAGGGAACAGCCCGCGCCGCGCGGGCTCGCCGCCTGACAGGTCGTGACAGCGCCGAGAGGACCGCGAGCGGCCCCCTCTGTGGGCATCGCTCCGGACGCACGTCGGTGGGGTGGCCGCGGATGCGTCGGGGACGTCAGTGTCCCTGGCCGCCGCGGGCACGCCACGCCTGGGCGGCGGCGCCGGCCGCCACTCCCAACACCGCCGCCGGAACCACGGTGCGCAGCGCCGTGCGGGTGGTTCGGAACTCGTGCACCGGCCAGCCCAAGCGGGTGGCGTGGCGTCGCAGCGCCCGATCCGGGTTGACCGCGTTGGGGTAGCCGACCGACCTCAGCAGCGGCAGGTCGTTGGAGGAGTCGCTGTAGGCCGTGCACCGGCTGAGGTCGAAGTCCTCGGTGTCGGCCAACCGCACCACGGCGTGCGCCTTGGCTTGGCCGTGCAGGAGATCACCCACGAGTCGGCCGGTGTAGACCCCGTGGTCGCGCTCGGCGATGGTGCCCAGCGCGCCGGCCAGCCCCAGCCGCTCCCGGATGACGTCGGCGAGCTCGACGGGCGTGGCGGTCACCAACCAGACCGGGTCGCCGGCGTTCTGGTGGCGCCGGACCAGGGACAGGGTCTCCTCCCACACCCGGTCGGCCATCGTCTCGTCATAGATCTCGGCACAGATCGCCTGAAGATTCTCCGCTGTGTGACCCGCCACAAAGCCGAGTGCCGCCTCCCGCGCCGCCTGGATACTCTCCCGGCGCTCCGTCCCGCTGGCGCGGAACAGGAGCTGCCCCCAGGCGAACCGCATGAGGTCCCGCGTTGTGACCAGGTCACGGGCTGCCAGGCCACGTGCCAGGTGGTAGATCGCTGCCCCGCGCATCAGGGTGTTGTCGACGTCGAAGAACGCCGCGGAACGCCCGTCCGGGCGGTGCGGCGTGAAGCCTCCCATGCCGATGAGCCTACGGCCCGTTGGCGGAGTTTTTCGTCACGCGGCGCTTCATGCCCGGGTCTGGACGCGAATACTTCGCGAATGCAGCATGATTGATGCGGGATGGTCGAGGTAGGGCTGGCACTGATCTGCGCGCTCGTGGCCTGGAGTGCCACGGCTGCCTTGACTGTGCGCTGTTACCGGGTGCCGCGGACGCACGTGGTGGCCTGGCTCATCTCGGTCGTCGCCCTGATGGTGGCCCTGACTGGCGCTCTGCCCGCGGCCTTCCTCGATTTCTCCACGGCCACGTTCCGCGTCTTCCAGCTCGGTGTCGGACTCCTGGCACCGTTGTGGGCGGCCTGGGGCGTCGCTGAGTACACGCTGCGCTCGTTCCCGGGGCGGCTGGCCGTGCGGGAGGGCGTGGTCCTGTTCACCATCGTGCCGGTGGTGATCCTGTGCCTCGACCCGCTCAGCGGCACGTTCGACGGAAGCTATCCCCAGGCGGACGTCCACTACCAAATCCCGGCCATGGTGGCGCTGGGAGCCGCACACACCTTCTCGGTCGTGGTGCTCGTGGCCTGCGCGGTGGCGTCCGTGCTGCAACACCAGCGCCGCGACGACGACGCGTTGGGGCGTCTGCGCGTGATCGGCCTCATCGGCGGCGCGGTAGTGATTCAGATCATAGTGGCGCGAATGGGGCTCGGACCGTTCGGTCAACTGGCGTTGTTGGCCGCGTTGGGGTGCCTGTGGCAGGCGGCCAGCGTCGCGGCCACGATCCCCCGGGCGATCGACACCGACGACGGTCGGCATGGCGGTGCCGGCGACGAAGACGAAGACGACGAGGAGCAGGAAATGCTGCGGCGCAGGCGGGACAACACCGAAAGCTACGCCGGTGGCGAGAGCGCGCCTCGGGCCCCCCGCGCGCCCCGCACCAAGGCGAAGATCACGATCTACACCGTCTTCGAGGGCTACGCCGAGGCGTTCGACGCTCGTATGGCCCACGTCGTCGAGGCAGTGCGTCGCTACGAGCCGGAGACCCTCATGTTCGTGAGCCACCGGGTGCCGTCCGCGCCGGCGCAGCGCATCGTCTACGCGATGTACCGGGACGACCTCGCCGCCGAACAGCACGAGCAGCAGCCGCACATTCAGGAGTTTCTCAGGGACTCGTCGCGCCTCGTCTCCGCCACCAACGTGATCGAGCTGGAGACGGTGGACGGCAAGGCCGATCAGGCGCTGGTCGCGATGCTGATGGGGCAGTGACCGCAGCTCGTCGCGATTGCCCGGTTTTCTAACAGTTCGCTGGGAATGGACGGGGAAGGGCGGCGATCGTCGGGTCTTGCAGTACCCTTCCTGGTGCCAATCACCGCGTCTGGGTTCCAGGGGAGCATGCAGGAAGTACGATGCGCAAACTTCTCGTTCTACTGATCTTGCTCGCCATCGCCCTTGTGGGCACGGACAGGGCCTTGCTCTACGGCGCGGAGAGCGAGTTGGCGAAGCGGGTCAGCCAGCAGTACCCGATGGACGCCGAACCGGATGTCGACATCGGCGGCTTCCCCTTCCTCACCCAGGCCTTCGGCGGCACCTACTCCGAGATCAACCTCGTCACCGGCGCCTTCGCCTACGAGGAGATCCAGTTCGAGCGGATCGACGTCACGCTGTACGACGTCGAGGCCCCACTCGCCGACCTGATGACCAGCCCGACCGCCTCGGCGCGCAGCGCGGAGGGGACGGCGCTGCTGCCCTACAGCGAACTCCAGCGTCGGCTGCCCGAGGGGTTGTCGATCGAGCAGGAGGGCGGGGAGCCCCGGATCTCCGGAGACCTCGCGATCCAGGGATTCAGCGTGCCCGTGGAGAGCGGGATCGAGATCTCGGTCGCCGACTCCGTGCTCACGGTCACCCCGACCGACATCGAGATCGGCGAGGCCATGGTGGACCTCGGCGGCGTCGGCGACGAGCTGGCGTTCGACTTCCCCGTGGACGACCTCCCCTTCGATCTCGCGATCACCGACGTCGAGGCGCTGCCCAACGGCGTGCAGATCACGGTGGAGGGCACGGACATCCCGCTGGTGGCGTGAGTGGGCGTAACCCGCGGGTGACATCCACAGCCCAACCACGTACCATCGTGGGTGTGACTCCCCTGGCAGATGCGCTACTCACGAAGCGCCGCGCGGTCGACTACGGCCGTTGCGCCACGGCGCTGTGTCGCGGTTGCCGCTAGAGCGGACCGGCAGGCACGTCCGACGTCGTCGACTGTCCATCCGGGGACGCGAGATCGCTTCCCGGGCCAGGAATCCGACGCCATGAGCAGAGTCCGATCCCCCCGGAAGAGATCTCTCCTCACACGTTTCGGTCGTGGAGTCCTGATCCACGCTGAGCCCACGCACCGGTCCGGCTCTCGCACGAGTTCGTTCGCACCTGTTTCGTCGCTTGCGCTGTAGACACATTCCGAGGAGATTCCCATGAGCCGTTCCGACGCCCTGGTGGACGCCGAGTGGGTGGAGTCCCACCTGGACGACAGCAACGTCGTGTTGATCGAGGTCGACGAGGACACCACGGCCTACGACAAGGGCCACATCCGTAACGCGGTCAAGCTGGACTGGAAGACCGACCTGCAGGACCCCGTCCGGCGTGACTTCGTGGACCGGGCCGGCTTCGAGGCGCTGCTCTCGGAGCGGGGCGTGTCCAACGACGCCACGGTCGTCCTGTACGGCGGGAACAACAACTGGTTCGCCGCCTACGCCTACTGGTACTTCAAGCTCTACGGGCACCAGAACGTGAAGCTGCTCGACGGTGGCCGCAAGAAGTGGGAGCTGGACTCCCGCGAGCTCGTCACCGACGTTCCCACCCGTGAGCGCACCAACTACGTCGCCAAGGACCAGGACCTGGCGATCCGCGCGTTCCGCGACGAGGTCGTGGATGCCATCGGCACCAAGGACCTCGTCGACGTGCGCTCGCCCGACGAGTTCGTCGGTCGCCTGCTGGCCCCCGCGCACCTGCCGCAGGAGTCGGCGCAGCGTCCGGGGCACGTGCCCACGGCCCGCAACATCCCGTGGTCCAAGGCCGCGAACGAGGACGGCACCTTCAAGTCCAACGAGGAACTGAAGGCCCTGTACGAGGAGGCCGGTGTCGACCTCGACAAGGACATCATCGCCTACTGCCGTATCGGCGAGCGCTCCTCGCACACCTGGTTCGCCCTGCACGAGCTGCTGGGCCTGAACAACGTGAAGAACTACGACGGTTCGTGGACGGAGTACGGCTCCCTGGTCGGCGTGCCGGTGGAGCTCGGGGAGGCCAAGTGAGTGTCGCTGACGGTTGCGGAGCACCTGAGGGCGGCGTCGCGCTGCGCGACGGCGAGGCCGGCGACCAGGCGGTGATCCAGGGAGTGGTCCGTCGCGACGGCGAGCCGCTGCGCGGAGCCTACGCACGGCTGCTCAACCCGCAGGGCGACTTCGCGGGAGAGGTCGCCACCGGCGACGAGGGCACGTTCCGGTTCTTCGCCGCGGACGGCGACTGGACCATCCGCGTCCTCGCCTCCAAGGGTTTCACCGGAGAGTTCTCGGTGCACGCCCAGACCGGAAAGATCGTGGATCTTGAGGTGACCGCCTGATCGGCGTCGCTTCACGTCTTTGACCTGCGCAGGGCCCGGGGATTTGTCCCCGGGCCCTTCCTGTTTGCGGACCCGTGAGTGGCCGAAACCAGTGACATTTGGACGGCGGCCTGACACGATGCCGTCGTACCAGGAACCCTCCGCGGTCCCCCGCTCACGGTCGGGAGGTTCGAGGCAGTGGATGGCGCGAGTGATCGTTCGACTCGGAGCGACGCGGTGTACCTCGGGTGGAGGCACACCATCCTCGCGCCGGACCCCGGTGCGCCACCCAAACGGCCCACTCCCGGGGACATCCTCCAGGTCAGCGACGAGTGGCTGGCGGAGCAGCGGCGCGAGGGAACCACGACCAACCGGCCGTTATGGCTCGCCGCCCTGGGCCTGGTCCTCATGGTCGTCCTGTGGCCGGTGTTGGGGCAGCTCCGGATCCTCCCGGGTGTCCTGGTCGTGGTGTTGGTGGCCCTGAGCGTGCTGCTCGCGGTGCCGCTGGCCGTCGCACTGTGGCAGGGGCACTCGGTCACCCGCGCACGGATGGCCGCGGAACGCGAGCGCGTCGCCGCCCGGCAGGAGTCCGCGGAGCGGGAGTTACGGGACCGCCAGCGGGAGCACGCCGAGCGCTACCGGGAGTGGCAGCAGCGCAAGCAGGCGTTCGAGGCGCAACCGCGGTGGTACACCGTCACCGTGCCCCGGCGGCACTCCCGCGTGGACCTGATCGGAGGCACGGACGCCGGTTGGGCCGCGGTCCTCACCACTATGGCCGGTTCCCGGTTGCGCTCCGGCGCCGACGTCACCATCCTCGACCTCACCGGGCGGGCCGTCGCCAGTGGGCTGGTCGCGCTCTCCCGCGCCTGTGGGATTCCGACGGCGGTGCGGGTCGTACCCGCGGACGTGTCCCGGCTGGGGCTCGGGACCGATCTCCCGCCCCGCGCCTTCGCGGAGGTTCTCGCCCGCGTCGCCCGCATCCAGGACCCCAACCGGAGCCTGGACGCCGACCGAGGCCTCCTGGCACCGCTGGTCGAGCTGGTGGGCGTGGACGTACCGGCGATCCTCACCGCGCTGGCCACGGTCGGCGGGGACACCGATGCCGACACCTTGTGGTCGAACGCCGAGGACGCGGCCACACTGCGTGCCACGCTGCGCGAGCAACTCGGTGAGGACCGGCGGACACGGGACCGGGCCTGGGGCCTGCAGCAGCTCCTCACCCCGCTGGAGAGTCTGGGAACCCGCCTGGCCGGTGCGGATCCCACCCAGCTCACCGTTGTCGCCACCGACCGCGGATCCGGCCGTTCGGCGACGGCCCTGTTCGGCGGGTACGTCGCCTCGGTGATGGCGGAGCGGCTCCGCGCGGGTGAGGACCAGGAACCCGACCCCTGGTGGCACACCGTGATCGTCTGCGGGGCGGAACACCTCGGCGGTGCCGAGATCGACCACCTGACCGCCGCCGCCGACCGGTCGGGGGCCGGCGTGGTCTTCCTCCGTGGCCGCGTCGTCGAGGACGGGCACCACCCCGCCGACAACTCCATGGTCCTCGCCATGCGCATGCCCGACGCCCTTTCCGCCCGCATCGCCGCGGAACGGCTCCGTGGCAGCGGGGGAGACCCGGCGGCGCTCACCCCCCACCCCCTCACCGAGATCGTCGGCGAGGCCCTGCGTGACAGTGTCCCCAGCAGCTACCGCCCCGACTCCGTCACGGTCGACACCGGCGGGTATCCCCGGATGAACGCCGGCAAGCTGGTCGCCCCGCTGGAGTACGTGCGCCAGGTACGAACCGCGACCTCGTGGGGCAGGACCACGCGCCAGGCCGAGGAGATCGACTCCGCCGACCCGCTCGGCGACACCGGACGCGCCGTGGAAGTCGACGAGAAGGGCCTACGCACCCTCCCCTTCACCGCGCTGGTCGCCCGGGAGCCCGACGGTCTGGTCCTCGTCGACGCCAACCCCGGCATCATGGGCCTCCCAACGGCGACCCTGACCACGGTGCGCGACACGCCACCACCGCTCGTCCCCGCCCACCCCCCACAGGAAGGCGAAACCGAGGCGAACCTGGGCCCACCCCCAAGCCGCCTCGACTGGCGCAGCGGCACCGGGTGACGGGTCCTGCGGACGCCGACGCCGCCGCGCGGGGGTTCGTTGGGCGACCACGCCCCGAGCGCGGTCTTCCTTCCCGACAGAGGTGTCCGCAGGGTGGGGACCCTTGGGAGCCGGCCGGCCGACCCAGCGTGAACGTGCGGCGCACGCCTCGCACGGTCACCACCTGTGGACGTCCGAGGGCGCCGCGACGCGGCGCCCTCGGTGGGGCGTCACCCGTGTCTGGAGTGCGCGTTGGTGTGGTGGGTGGACCGATGTGTACCTCCCAGCGGTCCGGACTCGGTCGGAGTCCCCCGGCGGCGGTGCGTGAAGGTCTGGTCACATTTGGGTGCGCTCGGCCAGGCGATGGCCGGGGCTCTGGGCGGTCCAACATAGGCTGGGGGCATCCGAAGACCGTTTCGCGGTTCTGGCCGTCCTCACCTTGTGGAGAGACCTTGGGCGAACTCCCCTTGCGCGCACGGGTGGCTCGCGTGCTGGGCAAGAGCACAGCGGCGCTGTCGCGGGCGACCGGCCGCGGCGACGGGTCGGTCATCGGCGGCCGGGTCGCCCTGCGGGTGGACCCCAAACTACTTTCGGAGCTGTCCGAGGACCGGCGTCTCGCCCTGGTCAGCGCGACCAACGGGAAGACCACCACCACTCGCCTCATCGCCACGGCGCTGCGCCACATCGGGCCGGTCGCGACCAACGAGTACGGCGCGAACATGCCCACCGGGCACATCACCGCGCTGGCGAACAACCTGGACGCCACCAACGGTGTGCTCGAGGTGGACGAGAAGTACCTGCCGCAGGTCCTGCGGGACGCGCGACCGGCGGTGGTCGTGCTGATGAACCTCAGCCGGGACCAGATGGACCGCGCCACCGAGATCAACCTGCTGGCCAAGCGGTGGCGGGACACCCTGAGCCTGGTCGACACGCACGTCGTCGCCAACGCCGACGACCCGCTGGTGGCGTGGGCGGGGTTGGCGTCGCGGCGGGCGACCTGGGTCTCCGCCGGCCAGCGGTGGAAACAGGACTCCTGGTGCTGCCCCGAGTGCGGCGCCCACCTCAAGCGGGAGCCCGACCCGCACTGGCAGTGCCCCGAGTGCGGCCTGCGCCGCCCGGAGGCGACCTGGAGCGTCGACACGGCCTCGGACACGGTGACCGGACCGGACGGTGTGGTCCACCGGATCGGTCTCCAGTTGCCGGGCGACGCCAACCGGGCGAACGCGGCGATCACCCTCGCCGCCGTCGCGGAGTTCGGGGTGGACCCGGCGACGGCCCTGGCCCGACTGCGTGAGGTGCGTTCGGTCGCCGGCCGCTACACCTCGGTGGAGACCGACGGCGTCGAGGTTCGCCTGCTGCTGGCCAAGAACCCGGCCGGGTGGCTGGAGTCCTTCGCGGTCCTGGACGACCCGAACACGCCCGTGCTGCTGTCGGTGAACGCGCAGATCCCCGACGGCAAGGACACCTCCTGGCTGTGGGACGTCGACTACACCGTGCTGCGTGGCCGGCGGGTGTTCGTGTCGGGTGAACGCCGCACCGACCTGGCGCTGCGCCTGGAGACCGACAATGTTCCCTTCGAGCTCACCGACCGGGTGGACGACGCCGTACGGCGCATCAAGCAGGATCGTCCCGACACCCGCAAGGTGGACGTGATCGCCAACTACACGGCGTTCCAGCAGATCCGCGCCGCGTACGGCCGCGTCGAGTAGGAGGCGACCCAGATGGGCGACACCAGCAGCACGCTTCGGATCGTGTGGATCTACCCCGACCTGCTCAGTACCTACGGGGACCGCGGTAACGCGCTGATCCTGCAGCGGCGGGCGGAGCTCCGCGGCATCAGGACCGAGATCGTCGAGGTGAACTCGAGCGATCCGGTGCCCACGGAGGGCGACGTCTACGTGCTGGGCGGGGGAGAGGACCGGCCCCAGATCCTCGCGGCGGAGCGACTGCGGGCCGACGGTGGCCTCGCCCGGGCCGCGCGGCGCGGCAAGGCCATCCTGGCGATCTGTGCCGGCTACCAGATCATCGGGGAGAGCTACGGCGACGACGCCGCCAACCCACTTCCCGGAGTCGGCATCCTGGACATCCGTAGCGGCCGGGGCGACAAGCGTGCCGTGGGCGAGATCGTCGCCGACGTCGACCCGATGCTCGGGATCGGCCGCATCACCGGTTTCGAGAACCACCAGGGCCGCACCGAGGTCGGCGGGAACGCGTTCCCGCTCTCCCGCACCGTTCGTGGTATCGGTAACGGTTCCGGTACCGAGGGCGCCTACTCCGGTCGCATCATCGGCAGCTACCTCCACGGCCCCGCCCTGCCCCGCAACCCCGCCCTCGCCGACCTACTCCTCCAGTGGGCCGTGGGCTCCGACCTGGCCCCCCTCGAGCCCGGCTGGGGCGAGTACCTCCACAAGGAACGCCTCGCGGCGGTGCAGTAGGGACGAGCGGGCGTTTCTTGAGTACGCCCCACTTGTTGGCCCGCTCGAGAGCGGCGGTGTGTGCGGTAGCGAGGGGCAGGGAACTATGACCGCTTGGGCTGGCGTTTTCTCGTAACCGTTCCGCTACTGTGTCGCTATGACGGCAGAGGCGCCGTGGGCATGCGTGGGGACGGACTGGGCCGCCGCGTTGGCGGCCGCACCGCGCGAGTGGTTCGTGCCGGATGTGGCCTGGACGACCGGGGACGGCCTGCTCGACCGCCAGGCCGATCCGCAGGGATGGTGGGCCGCCATCGCGCGGGACGACGCGATCGTGACGCAGATCGACGATGGGCGCACCGAGCTCACCGACGACTCCCCGTGGACCACGCTGGACTGGACCAGCTCCTGCTCCGCCCCGAACATGGTCTTCGACTTCCTGCGGCTGTTGGATCCCTATCCCGGTGATCGAGTGCTGGAGGTCGGCACCGGAACCGGGTGGACGGCCGCCCTGCTGTCCGCGCGGTTGGGCGCGGAGTGGGTGACCTCCATCGACATCGACGCATCGGTCGCTGCGGCGGCCCGGGCGCGGCTGGAGTGCGCCGAGTTCACCCCCACTCTGCTGGTCGGGGACGGCGCCGAGGGCCATCCGGCAGGCGCCCCGTTCGACCGCGTGCACGTCACCTGTGGCGTGAGCGAGATCCCCCCGGCCTGGGTGGAGCAGACCCGCCCGGGTGGAGTCATCGTGCTCCCGTGGATGCCGTTTCACTCCGGGGGCTACAAGGTCCGCTTGGTGGTGGCCGATGATGAGCGGGCGGTGGGCCGGATCCACGGAACCGCCGCCTACATGCCGATGCGTGCCCAGCGGCTCCCACGGACGTCGGCGGGGAGTGAGGCCACGCGATCCAGGAGCCGGATCGATCCCCGTCGGATCGACGCCGGGGGCGACGGCTTCCGGATTGCCGTACTGGGCCTGCTTGGTGGGGTGACGAATCGCGGCGGCGGCACCAACCCCGTTGACGGTACCTTTCGCTACGTACTCATTGACGGCATATCCGACTCCCACGCGATCGCGATCCAGCCGCCCAGCGGCGGTCCGGCGGAGGTGAGGCAGCGTGGCCCTCGCCGGCTCTGGGACGAACTGGAGTCGGCCTACCTGCAGTGGGTCGGTTGGGGAGAACCAAGCGTGGATCGCCTCGGTGTCACCGTGAACCGCGCCGGCCAGCACGTCTGGTTGGACAGTCCCAATAACCCTCTGACGGAGGTCCCCCATGGGAGACGGCGGCAAGCACCGTAAGCCACCCGAGGACTGCGGTATGTGCGGTGGTAAGGGCTACACCACCTGCAACAAGGACAACGAGGAAGTCCGGATCACCTGCGTCGGGTGCAATGGGAGCGGACAGCAGCCCTGAGTCCCCCTACCGCCCTTGCGCCGCGACCGCGAGGCTGTTGGCTACGGCCTTGAGGGCTGGGCTGCGGGCGGTGCCGGCGCGGGTGGCGAGGGAGATCGTGCGGGTGATGGGGGTGTCCGCGAGGTGGCGGACGACGATGTCGGTGTCGCCGGGCTCGAGGGCGATCTCGGGGGCGAGGGCGATCCCCAAGCCGGCGCGGACGAGCGCGATGATGACGGTGTAGTCGTTGCTGGCGTAGTCGACGCGGGGTTGGAAGTCCGCGGCGGCGCAGGCGCGGTTCAGGGCGGCCCGGCCGGAGGTGTCGCTGTAGGCGCCGATCCAGGTTTCCTCGGCCAGGTCGGTGAGGGGGATCGCGTCGGGGCCGAGTTCCCTCCCCGGGGGCAGCAGGAGGACGAAGCGTTCCTCCCGCAGCGGGCGCAGGGTGATGCCCGGCGAGTCCAGCGGTGGCAGGAGCCCGTACTCGTAGACCAACGCCAGGTCGGTCTCGTGGTTGTGCAGCGCCTCGATGCTCTGGGTCGCCTCCCGTTCGTCCAGGATGACCCGAAGCCCGGGGTGCCGGCGTTGGCACTCGGCGATCGCCTCGGGCACCAGGCTGCGCGCGACGGTGGGAAACGCCGAGAGCCGGACCGGTCCCGTCACGGTGGCCGCGAGTTCCGCCAGCGCCGACTCCGCCTCCTCCATCCCGGCGAGCAGCCGTTCGGTGTGGTCGACGAGCAGGAGTCCGGCGTCGGTGATGCGCAGACGACGCCCCTCGCGGACGTACAGGGTGGTGCGCGCCTCCCGTTGCAACGCGGCGAGCTGCTGTGACACCGCGGAGGGCGTCATGGACGAGGCGTCGGCGACAGCGCTCACCGTGCCCCGTCGGGCGAGTTCCCGCAGTAGCCGCAGGCGTCGCAGCTCCATCATGTAGTCGAGCTTAAAGGTATCCACGTATTTTGTCGCTGGTCTGAATCGTGGCCGTCCGCGCATCCTGTGGGCATGACCATGACACAGCCTCCGGCGACGCCCTCCACACTCAGGCCGACGTCGCCGTTCGCGGGCCCCACGGAGCTCGCCGCGCCGCCGCCCAGCACGGAGCGACGCCTACGCGCGGTGCGCGAGGAGATGGGCCGCCGGGGTCTCGCCGCGCTCGTTCTCGTCTCCCCGGAGAGCCTCTACTACCTGCTGGGGTTGGACTACCAGGGCTACTTCGCGTTCACCGCGCTCGTCATCCCCACGGTGGGCGAGCCGGAGCTGGTCACGCGGGCGATGGAGGGACCCACGGTCCGGGCGCAGGTCCCGCACTGCCGCCACCGCCCGTTCCAGGACGGTGAGGATCCGGCGACCGTGGTCGCCGCCGCGGTGCGCGGCCATGTCGCGACGGGGGACGCCCTCGGGGTCGAGGACGCGGCGATGTTCTTTCCGCCCCGGATCCGCGCCGCGTTGGCCGCCGAGCTGCCGGAGCTGGTGTGGGTGGACGCGAGCGACCTCGCGGGTCCGCTTCGGGAGGTGAAGGACGCCGACGAGATCAGCGCCACCTCCGCCGCGGCACGGCTGTCCGACGCGGCGATGAGCGCCGGGATCGGTGCCGTCCGCGCGGGTGCCCGGGAGTACGAGGTCGCCGCCGCCGTCTACCAGGCGATGGTGGCCGCCGGTGGGCACACCCCGGGGTTCGCCCCGCTGATCCGGGCCACCGCCCGGCTGGACCAGGAGCACGTGACGTGGTCGGACCAGGAGCTGGTGTCGGGTGACGGTGTACTCCTGGAGCTCTCGGCCTGTGTGCGTCGCTACCACGCCCCGCTGACTCGCACGGTCTTCGTGGGGTCGGCGCCGCCCGAGGCCGTCATCGCCCACGCCGCCGCCCAGGCGGGGATGCGCGCGATCGTCGACCACCTTCGACCGGGAGCCGTCGCCGCCGACGTGTTCGCCGCGTGGGAGAGCGCGGTGGCCGCGGTGCACCCGCAGTCCGCCCCGGAGCGGCACCACTGCGGCTACCTGGTGGGGATCGGGTTCCCGCCGAGCTGGGTGGGCGGCGGTGAGGTGCTGGGCGTCCGCCGGGGCTCTCCCCGCGTCATCCGCCCCGGGATGACGTTCCACGCCATGAGCTGGGTGCGCGATCCGATCGGGTTCGTCCTGTCCGACACCGTGCTGGTGCGTGAGGACGGAGCGGAGCGGCTCACCCAGGTCCCGCAGGACCTGACGATCGTCCCCTGAACCGCCGGCGCGGGTTCCGGAGGGGTGTCGCGACAGGAAGTGTCAGCGGGGCTCGCGGTAGCCCTGACCAGAAGAGAACGACAGGGGAGTTGCATGCGTATCACCGCCGTTCGGGCGACCCCGATCGCCGTTCCGTTGCGGGTGCCCGAGGTGTGGGCCTTCGGCCGCCGCACCGGGCAGATCAGTGTGCTGGTGGAGGTGGACACCGACGAGGGAGTCACCGGGATCGGTGAGGCGGCGGCCTATCCGTCGGTGGACGTGGTCCTCGCCGCG is part of the Spiractinospora alimapuensis genome and harbors:
- a CDS encoding MurT ligase domain-containing protein; this translates as MGELPLRARVARVLGKSTAALSRATGRGDGSVIGGRVALRVDPKLLSELSEDRRLALVSATNGKTTTTRLIATALRHIGPVATNEYGANMPTGHITALANNLDATNGVLEVDEKYLPQVLRDARPAVVVLMNLSRDQMDRATEINLLAKRWRDTLSLVDTHVVANADDPLVAWAGLASRRATWVSAGQRWKQDSWCCPECGAHLKREPDPHWQCPECGLRRPEATWSVDTASDTVTGPDGVVHRIGLQLPGDANRANAAITLAAVAEFGVDPATALARLREVRSVAGRYTSVETDGVEVRLLLAKNPAGWLESFAVLDDPNTPVLLSVNAQIPDGKDTSWLWDVDYTVLRGRRVFVSGERRTDLALRLETDNVPFELTDRVDDAVRRIKQDRPDTRKVDVIANYTAFQQIRAAYGRVE
- a CDS encoding type 1 glutamine amidotransferase, which encodes MGDTSSTLRIVWIYPDLLSTYGDRGNALILQRRAELRGIRTEIVEVNSSDPVPTEGDVYVLGGGEDRPQILAAERLRADGGLARAARRGKAILAICAGYQIIGESYGDDAANPLPGVGILDIRSGRGDKRAVGEIVADVDPMLGIGRITGFENHQGRTEVGGNAFPLSRTVRGIGNGSGTEGAYSGRIIGSYLHGPALPRNPALADLLLQWAVGSDLAPLEPGWGEYLHKERLAAVQ
- a CDS encoding protein-L-isoaspartate O-methyltransferase family protein; this translates as MTAEAPWACVGTDWAAALAAAPREWFVPDVAWTTGDGLLDRQADPQGWWAAIARDDAIVTQIDDGRTELTDDSPWTTLDWTSSCSAPNMVFDFLRLLDPYPGDRVLEVGTGTGWTAALLSARLGAEWVTSIDIDASVAAAARARLECAEFTPTLLVGDGAEGHPAGAPFDRVHVTCGVSEIPPAWVEQTRPGGVIVLPWMPFHSGGYKVRLVVADDERAVGRIHGTAAYMPMRAQRLPRTSAGSEATRSRSRIDPRRIDAGGDGFRIAVLGLLGGVTNRGGGTNPVDGTFRYVLIDGISDSHAIAIQPPSGGPAEVRQRGPRRLWDELESAYLQWVGWGEPSVDRLGVTVNRAGQHVWLDSPNNPLTEVPHGRRRQAP
- a CDS encoding LysR family transcriptional regulator yields the protein MDTFKLDYMMELRRLRLLRELARRGTVSAVADASSMTPSAVSQQLAALQREARTTLYVREGRRLRITDAGLLLVDHTERLLAGMEEAESALAELAATVTGPVRLSAFPTVARSLVPEAIAECQRRHPGLRVILDEREATQSIEALHNHETDLALVYEYGLLPPLDSPGITLRPLREERFVLLLPPGRELGPDAIPLTDLAEETWIGAYSDTSGRAALNRACAAADFQPRVDYASNDYTVIIALVRAGLGIALAPEIALEPGDTDIVVRHLADTPITRTISLATRAGTARSPALKAVANSLAVAAQGR
- a CDS encoding M24 family metallopeptidase, which gives rise to MTMTQPPATPSTLRPTSPFAGPTELAAPPPSTERRLRAVREEMGRRGLAALVLVSPESLYYLLGLDYQGYFAFTALVIPTVGEPELVTRAMEGPTVRAQVPHCRHRPFQDGEDPATVVAAAVRGHVATGDALGVEDAAMFFPPRIRAALAAELPELVWVDASDLAGPLREVKDADEISATSAAARLSDAAMSAGIGAVRAGAREYEVAAAVYQAMVAAGGHTPGFAPLIRATARLDQEHVTWSDQELVSGDGVLLELSACVRRYHAPLTRTVFVGSAPPEAVIAHAAAQAGMRAIVDHLRPGAVAADVFAAWESAVAAVHPQSAPERHHCGYLVGIGFPPSWVGGGEVLGVRRGSPRVIRPGMTFHAMSWVRDPIGFVLSDTVLVREDGAERLTQVPQDLTIVP